The following is a genomic window from Bubalus bubalis isolate 160015118507 breed Murrah chromosome 6, NDDB_SH_1, whole genome shotgun sequence.
AACCTCTCTCTCTTAATTCTCTAATTTTTGCATCCAGGGGTTGTACTTACCtcctccaccacacacacacacacaatttctctCATCCTTGAGTGGACAAAGTCCCTTCTCCTTGAGACTACCCAAGAGAGGCTATAGTTTTCAAAAATGGACACTATTATTagtagaaacaaagagaaaagggaaatcaagagtataaaactacaaaagaacagaaaaaaatggtgGTAAAAGAAATTTCGACTTTCTCAGACAACTTCAATTGACCCTAGATGATCTAACTGACACAGCTTGTGAATGAGTTATGTAggttcatttcctcctcctcaagTCCCTTCTGCACCTTAGAATCTCCACTTAACCGTTTCTGagtttctccttcttcctctctccagCCCTTCACCAcccattttcccctttctctctagAGATCCATTCGCTTCCACAGACCAGGAAGATCATGGCCATATAAGAGTTGGTAATTCATCCCTGAGTAAAAAATTTTATAAGTTAAAACTAACATTTGCTAAAAAATTACTGTATGACAATTCTGTACCTTTAGTGTACTATCACATTTAATCATTACAACTTCCTTGTGAGGAAGAGATCTAAACCTTAGAATTAAGTTAAATGAGCTGCAAGAATTCAGGTGCCTAGTGAGTGGTAAAGCCAAGTCTCTCATCCTAGTCTGCCTGGCACTAGAGTTCAGGCTCTTGATCACTGTGTTAGACCCGGATCCTCTTTGTCTCAAACCACACCACCACACATAATGCTGATGAAAAAGCACACTGTTCTCTCCCACAGGCCCAGGATGGACAGTTAGCTATATGAAGACCATCACTTCAGGTCTCATGAAAGTGTGTTTGAGGAGTTGATGAGTCTGTGTTCTGCATTGTAAGACTTCCCAGATCTTCATCTTTAGAGTGTCACTCTGGGGCCCTGCCCCTTCCCATCAGTTTGAGGAAAGCATTTTTCACATCCTtattcctcaggctgtagatgacAGGGTTGAAGAAGGCTGTGGCAATGTTGTAGAAAAGGGCCATTTTCTTGCCACTCTTTGACAAGGAGTCAGAGCCAGGGCTCATGTACATGATGATGCATGGAATAGCGAACATGGTGACCACAGTGATGTGGgaggcacaggtggagaaggccttgATCCGCCCCTGGGCTGAGCGGATCTTCATGATGGTGGCAAAGATGTTGACATAGACAAGGACAATCAGGGAGAGTGGGACCACAATGACATTGAAGCCGGTGATGAAGTCCACCAAATCATTGAGGGATGTGTCTGCACAAGCCAGCTTCAGGACTGCAGGGACCTCACAGAAGTAGTGGTCAATTTCATTAGGGCCACAGTAGGGAAGGCGCATAGCAAAGAAGGTATCAGTCAGGCCACCCAGCACACCATAGGCTGCACAGATGCCCACCATGAGAAGGCACACCCAGCGGCTCACGATGACCTTATACCGGAGAGGGTGGCAGATGGCCGTGTACCTGCCCACGGACATGATGGAGAAAAGCCAGGACTCAGTGATcccacagaggaggaagaggtaCATCTGGGCCACACATCTAGCAAAAGAGATGGCTCTCTTCTTGCTGAGAATATGCACGAGCATCTGGGGCACAGTCGTGGTGGTGTAGCACATGTCCAGCATGGAGAGGACACTGATGAAGAAGTACATGGGCGTGTGGAGGCGTGTGTCCTGGTGAATGAGGGTGATGAGGAGGCTGTTGCTCACAAGGATCAGCAGGTAAAAGACTAGAAAGAAGGTGAAGAGCAGAGGATTGGTCCTGGGGTTCGAGGCAAAGCCCAACAGGATGAATTCTGTCACAGCTGAATGGTTAAGCTCCTGCATTGTGATCTGCCTGTTTAAAGATTTTGAGGGATATGTAATTTATTGGGTTTTGGTACCAAGGAACTTTCAcactcattttttcatttatgtttcttaACAGGAAGTTTGGGCTAGCAGATGAGCACTACTGGAGAGGTCCCTGTAGTAGTTTGAGTGGTGTCAGCATTTGGTTCTGGATTAAGTTACAGTCATGGTGATGAAATGGTGAAGGCCAAGTCAAGGAAATGCTGTGTGCTGTGTTCAattctgtctcttcctttccagAGACAGCTTTGCTTTTCTCAGATGTATTCGTTCCATTTTATGATTTCTCTTGGGACAACAGAGGTTTCTAAACCTTGGTTTAAAGATCAGGATTAGAACTATTACACTCATAAAATGGGTTAAGCTTTTCATCACTGTTAGGATTATCATTAATGTTAGACTTTTTCTGGTGAACGAAACTTTACTGATGTTCATTAATTATGTCATTGATTCAACATAGTTTTTGCCAAATGCTTACTATTTATTGTAAATCAAGGGGGCAAGGAAGAGTTATAAATGATATGAGTAGGAAAATGATTTCATGCAATCTACCAAGATAAATTCTAAGTATGTTAAAGagtgaaatgcaaaaaataatataGTAAGACAATCTTGGAAAAATACATgggtgaatatttattttatggtgGAAGAGATGCCTTTAAGTATCAACTGCGTATTCCAATTCCTTCAGCCTCTTGGCGTTGACCCTTATCCTCTAATAACTAAACAAAGCAACACAGCTCCTCATCGGACCTGCTGTCTATTTACTCAGTAGTTTTGAGGGCTCCTTGTGATTCCCAGGTCATTTTGCTCTAAAATCCTTGGTGTCATTGAATCCTTGACCCACCTTGCTGCCTTGCTTGTGTGGGTACTGAACTTTTCAGTGGTTCATCCCTATGCTCTTTCTTCATCATGTCCCCAAACCTCACTAACACAAGGATGATATATGTAAGACTTGTCCTAAAGGTATGGGTAAAAGGAAAGATTTATAATGCAGTACAGAAcagaaaactctttttttaatgaacatttaataCTGTATAGTTCCTAAGTTATCTGTGCAGCACTTCTTCCTATATAGCTCCCAGCCAGCTGGCAGGTGACTGGAGACTGGTCTACTTCTTGGAatctcctcccatctccccttGTCTCCCTGTTGTAGGACTCTCCTTACTCCTGTTACCTGGGCCATGAGCCATGAATCCAATGCTTCCAAATCAGTGCTTTCAAGCTTCACTGTGCTTCAGAATTACCTGGAAGGCATGTCAGATGCTGCTACTGCGTCATAAGGAAATTTGAATTGGAAGATGGGGTTGGAAagtgagaatttgcatttctaacaagtttcccaGGTTCTTCACATGCTGGGGGTCACAGTTTGAAAAATGATCTACTTAACGGTAAAGATAAAGTTGGTCCTTTCTgaatttccctttctccacattaTGCTTAATTGCATTATGCTCATTGTAAATCCCCTACTTAAATGCCACTATTCagtgttttcattctttcatttaagcataagaataaaggaagaaaagtaaaaaagaaaaaataactatctttgacaatataaatataaaaaataattttttatttaagttaaaaaagaataatagttGTATATGTGGGATACAAGGAAAAGCAAGGtaatttcataaaaacatctacttctggttcattggcaacactaaagcctttgactctgtggatcacaacaaactgtggaaaattcttaaagagatgggaatacaagaccaccttacctgcttcctgataaacctgtgtgcaggtcaagaagtaacagaaccagacatggaataatagactagtttcaaattgtgaaaggagtacatcaaggctgtatattgtcagtctgcttatttaacttctctgcagagaacTTTCATGCTAAAtcctgggctgaatgaatcacaagctggaatgaagattgccaggagaattatcaacgacctcagacatgcagatgacaccactctaatgcagaaagtgaagaggaactaaatagcctctttatgagggtgaaagaggagaatgaaaaagctggcttaaaactcaacattcaaaaaactaagatcatggcattgatcccatcatttcatggcaaatagatggggaaagagttgaagcagtgacagattttgttttcctgggctccaaaatcaatgcaaatggtgactgcagccacaaaattgaaagacatttgctccttggaagaaaagttatgacaaacctagatgccatattaaaaagtagaaacatcactttgccaacaaaagtctatataggcaaagctatggtttttccagtagtcatttatggatgtaagagttggaccataaataaggctgagtgccaaagacttgaagcttttgaattttggtgctgcagaagacgtttgagagtctcttggacagcaggtagatcaaaccagtcaatcctaagggaaaacaaccctgaatattcattggaaggactcatgctgaagctgaagctccaatactttgcccacctggtgcgaagagccaactcattgcaaaaggCCCTaacgctgagaaagattgagggcaggaggagaaggagatgacagaggatgagatggttgggtggcatcactgactcaatggacacgaatttgagtaaactccaggagacagggaaggacagggaagcctgtcatgctgccatttacagagttgcaaagagttggacatgacttagtgactgaacattaaCAACAATGTGGCTTACAAGTTATTAAAATGATTAGAATATAAAGGTCATTTCTTCATAAAGAAAAGACTAATAACCAAAATTGAGACATGAATAATCGATTCACGAAAGAAGAGATTCATGGATAATGAACTCACAAAAGTTTAAAGACTGCCTGttccaaaagctggttctttgaaaggataaataaaattgacaaacaattagccagactcatcaagaaacaaagggagaaaaatcaaatcaataaaattagaaatgaaaatggagagatcacaacagacaacacagaaatacaaaggatcataagagactactatcaacaattatatgccaataaaatggacaacgtggaagaaatggacaaattcttagaaaagtacaacattacaaaactggaccaggaagaaatagaaaatcttaacaggcccatcaccagcatggaaattgaaactataatcaaaaatcttccagcaaacaaaagctcaggtccagacggcttcacagctgaattctaccaaaaatttagagaagagctaacacctatcctgctcaaactcttccagaaaattgcagaggaagataaacttcgaaactcattctatgaggccaccatcaccctaataccaaaacctgacaaagatgccacaaaaaaagaaaactgcaggccaatatcactgatgaacatagatgcaaaaatcctgaacaaaattctagcaatcagaatccaacaacacattaaaaagatcatacaccatgaccaagtgggctttatcccaggaatgcaaggattcttcaatatctgcaaatcaatcaacgtaatacaccacattaacaaattgaaaaataaaaaccatatgattatctcaatagatgcagagaaagcctttgacagaattcaacatccatttatgagaaaaactctccagaaagcaggaatagaaggaacatacctcaacataataaaagctatatatgacaaacccacagcaaacattatcctcaatggtgaaaaattgaaagcatttatttcctctaaagtcaggaacaagacaagggtgcccactttcaccattactattcaacatagttttggaagttttggccacagcaatcagagcagaaaaagaaataaaaggaatccatattggaaaagaagaagtaaaactctcactatttgcagatgacatgatgctctacatagaaaaccctaaagactccaccagaaaattactagaactaatcaatgactatagtaaagttgcaggatataaaatcaacacacagaaatcccttgcattcctatacactaataatgagaaaacagaaagagaaattaaggaaacaattccattcaccattgcaacggaaagaataaaatacttaggaatatatctacctaaagaaactaaagacctatatatagaaaactataaaacactggtgaaagaaatcaaagaggacactaatagatggagaaatataccatgttcatggattggaagaagtcaatatagtgaaaatgagtatactacccaaagcaagttatagattcaatgcaatccctatcaagctaccaacagtattcttcacagagctagaacaaataatttcacaatttgtatggaaatacaaaaaacctcaaatagccaaagctatcttgagaaagaagaatggaactggcgGAATCAACCtatctgacttcaggctctactacaaagccacagttatcaagatagcatggtactggcacaaagacagaaatattagatcaatggaacaaaatagaaagcccagagataaatccacgcacatatggacaccttatctttgacaaaggaggtaagaatatacaatggattaaagacaatctctttaacaagtggtgctgggaactctggtcaaccacttgtaaaagaatgaaactagaacactttctaacaccaaattcaaaatggattaaagatctaaacgtaagaccagaaactataaaactcctagaggagaatataggcaaaacactctccgacatacatcacagcaggatcctctatgacccacctcccagaatattgggaataaaagcagaaataaacaaatgggacctaattaaccttaaaagcttctgcacatcaaaggaaacaattagcaaggtgaaaaggcagccttcagaatgggagaaaataatagcaaatgaagcaactgacaagcaactaatctcgagaatatacaagcaactcctacagctcaactccagaaaaataaatgacccaatcaaaaaatgggccaaagaactaaatagacatttctccaaagaagacatacagatggctaacaaacacatgaaaagatgctcaacatcactcattattagagaaatgcaaatcaaaaccactatgaggtactatttcacaccagtcagaatggctgcgatccaaaagtctacaagcaataaatgctggagagggtgtg
Proteins encoded in this region:
- the LOC102390038 gene encoding olfactory receptor 2D2-like, with translation MQELNHSAVTEFILLGFASNPRTNPLLFTFFLVFYLLILVSNSLLITLIHQDTRLHTPMYFFISVLSMLDMCYTTTTVPQMLVHILSKKRAISFARCVAQMYLFLLCGITESWLFSIMSVGRYTAICHPLRYKVIVSRWVCLLMVGICAAYGVLGGLTDTFFAMRLPYCGPNEIDHYFCEVPAVLKLACADTSLNDLVDFITGFNVIVVPLSLIVLVYVNIFATIMKIRSAQGRIKAFSTCASHITVVTMFAIPCIIMYMSPGSDSLSKSGKKMALFYNIATAFFNPVIYSLRNKDVKNAFLKLMGRGRAPE